A region from the Paenibacillus humicola genome encodes:
- the truB gene encoding tRNA pseudouridine(55) synthase TruB — protein sequence MDGILAVWKPAGWTSHDVVARVRRLLRIKRIGHAGTLDPEVTGVLPLCIGRATRVVEYVQELPKAYEAVLQLGIATDTEDLTGRVLEELPNVSVSEADVRRALRSFVGEIEQVPPMYSAVKVDGKRLYELARSGRVVERKPRRVTIYQLELLGLELDLPHPVIRLSAVCSKGTYIRTLCADIGRALGVPAAMAGLTRTVSGGIAAEQCLTLEQIEALQSSGQLADKLIPADRAIAHMPAATVGMDAARSAFQGKRIPLRLADGLSPESSSEGRLVRLYGEDGTFLGIFECGDEALKPVKVFTPTEELEPR from the coding sequence ATGGACGGGATTTTGGCGGTTTGGAAGCCAGCCGGCTGGACGTCTCATGATGTCGTAGCCCGGGTAAGGCGGCTGCTGCGCATCAAGCGGATCGGCCATGCCGGAACGCTGGATCCGGAGGTGACGGGCGTGCTTCCGCTCTGTATCGGGCGCGCAACCCGGGTCGTGGAATATGTGCAGGAGCTGCCGAAAGCTTACGAGGCCGTGCTGCAGCTGGGCATTGCGACGGACACCGAGGATTTGACCGGCCGGGTGCTGGAGGAATTGCCGAACGTCTCGGTCAGTGAGGCGGACGTTCGGCGGGCGCTGCGGTCGTTCGTCGGCGAAATCGAACAGGTGCCTCCGATGTATTCGGCCGTCAAGGTGGATGGGAAGCGGCTGTACGAGCTTGCCCGGAGCGGCCGTGTCGTGGAGCGCAAGCCGCGCCGCGTCACCATTTATCAGCTGGAGCTGCTCGGTCTTGAGCTCGACCTCCCGCATCCGGTCATCCGGCTGTCGGCCGTCTGCTCCAAAGGCACGTACATCCGGACGCTGTGCGCCGATATCGGCAGGGCGCTCGGCGTCCCGGCGGCGATGGCCGGGCTGACGCGGACGGTTTCCGGCGGAATCGCCGCGGAGCAATGTCTCACGCTGGAGCAAATCGAGGCGCTCCAGTCATCCGGGCAGCTGGCGGACAAGCTCATTCCGGCCGACCGGGCCATCGCTCACATGCCGGCCGCAACGGTCGGCATGGACGCGGCGAGAAGCGCGTTTCAGGGGAAGCGGATTCCGCTGCGGCTGGCGGACGGCCTTTCTCCCGAATCCTCATCCGAAGGGCGGCTGGTGCGGCTGTACGGGGAGGACGGGACGTTTCTCGGCATTTTCGAGTGCGGCGACGAGGCGCTGAAGCCGGTGAAGGTGTTTACCCCAACCGAAGAATTGGAACCCAGATAA
- the rnpM gene encoding RNase P modulator RnpM, producing the protein MRPRKIPLRKCVACQQMMPKKELIRVVRTPAGEILIDLTGKKAGRGAYLCGKVECFRLAKKTKALDRALKQTVGPEIYDQLERDFIAVEETFIAGKERADDDDDEEA; encoded by the coding sequence ATGAGACCGAGAAAGATACCGCTGCGCAAATGCGTGGCCTGCCAGCAAATGATGCCGAAGAAAGAACTGATCCGCGTCGTCCGCACGCCGGCCGGGGAGATCCTGATCGACCTGACGGGCAAAAAGGCGGGCCGCGGCGCGTACCTTTGCGGCAAAGTGGAATGCTTCCGGTTGGCGAAAAAGACGAAGGCGCTCGACCGGGCGCTTAAACAGACGGTCGGCCCGGAAATTTACGACCAGCTCGAACGGGATTTTATCGCGGTCGAAGAGACGTTTATCGCCGGCAAGGAGCGGGCGGACGACGATGACGACGAAGAAGCATAA
- a CDS encoding DHH family phosphoesterase, translating to MAGAASGAAAAYERQLEEALAFMRAGERFLVVSHVQPDGDAISSTVVADWMLRRLGKETVLLSESAIPAKLGFLRTANTIVNYRQQPPAEKFDRIVAVDCADFRRIGLPSELFAEGAQLLNIDHHPTNDSFGAVNVIRTDAAATVEILYDLIDHAGLTPDPEAAAAIYTGLITDTGGFRYSNTSPRVMEVASRMLALGAPGHWIADHLLERMTKPQLLLLKKGLSRLAFSADNRVAWLHIDHADMADTAAAPDDLEGLVNYARNVEGVEVGILFKETSDGEVKVSMRSAGKADVAAIAQSFGGGGHVRAAGCRLEGPIPEAIERVVGAVSEALGR from the coding sequence ATGGCGGGGGCGGCAAGCGGAGCCGCAGCGGCTTACGAAAGGCAGCTTGAGGAAGCGCTGGCTTTCATGCGTGCGGGCGAACGTTTTCTGGTCGTGTCGCATGTCCAGCCGGACGGCGATGCGATCAGCTCGACGGTCGTCGCCGATTGGATGCTCCGCCGGCTGGGCAAGGAAACGGTGCTGCTGAGCGAAAGCGCGATTCCGGCAAAGCTCGGTTTTCTGCGGACGGCAAACACGATCGTCAATTACCGCCAGCAGCCGCCTGCGGAGAAATTCGACCGGATCGTGGCGGTCGATTGCGCCGATTTCCGGCGGATCGGCCTTCCGTCGGAGCTGTTCGCCGAAGGCGCGCAGCTGCTCAACATCGACCATCATCCGACCAACGACTCGTTCGGCGCCGTTAACGTGATCCGTACCGATGCGGCGGCAACGGTGGAAATTTTATACGATTTGATCGATCACGCCGGCCTTACGCCGGACCCGGAAGCGGCGGCCGCCATTTATACCGGACTCATTACCGATACCGGCGGCTTTCGTTATTCGAATACGTCTCCACGCGTCATGGAGGTAGCATCGCGGATGCTTGCATTAGGCGCGCCTGGGCATTGGATCGCCGACCATTTGCTGGAACGGATGACGAAGCCCCAGCTGCTGCTGCTGAAGAAAGGTCTCTCCCGGCTCGCATTTTCCGCCGATAACCGGGTCGCCTGGCTGCATATCGATCATGCCGATATGGCGGATACGGCTGCGGCGCCCGACGACTTGGAAGGACTCGTCAACTATGCGCGGAATGTGGAAGGCGTGGAGGTCGGCATTTTGTTCAAAGAAACGTCCGACGGCGAGGTCAAGGTGAGCATGCGTTCGGCCGGCAAGGCGGACGTTGCTGCCATAGCGCAAAGCTTCGGCGGCGGCGGGCATGTGCGGGCGGCCGGCTGCCGGCTGGAAGGGCCGATACCGGAAGCGATCGAGCGGGTCGTCGGCGCGGTAAGCGAGGCGCTCGGCCGATGA
- a CDS encoding bifunctional riboflavin kinase/FAD synthetase, giving the protein MEIITLHYPVASSEEARSAEPKAIAIGHFDGVHRGHQNVIRRCVDRARSLGIQAAVMTFHPHPKEVLGQGGQYASCLTPLAEKVERFRGLGVDLVYVVSFDKELAGVTPPQFVAAVLRPLQVRHAVVGFDFTFGSKGSGTASMLRELCEPEIAVDIIEPLMLEDVKVSSTLVRESLAEGKPEEARELLGQPYAICGTVVRGEGRGRTIGFPTANIEPDDAFVIPRQGVYAVIADFEGRSVPGVLNIGVKPTFHEHLPKPVLEAHLFDFNGDLYGKTIRLRLISFLRPEKKFGSAAELVEQIHADAHQARSVCAAYN; this is encoded by the coding sequence GTGGAAATCATCACATTGCATTATCCGGTCGCGTCGTCCGAGGAAGCACGTTCGGCCGAGCCGAAAGCGATCGCGATCGGACATTTTGACGGCGTCCACAGAGGTCATCAGAACGTGATCCGGCGATGCGTGGACAGGGCGCGCTCTTTGGGCATCCAGGCGGCGGTTATGACCTTCCATCCGCATCCGAAGGAAGTGCTCGGCCAGGGCGGGCAGTACGCCTCCTGCCTCACGCCGCTGGCGGAGAAGGTCGAGCGGTTTCGCGGGCTCGGCGTCGATCTGGTCTATGTCGTCAGTTTCGACAAGGAGCTTGCGGGCGTCACTCCGCCGCAATTCGTCGCAGCGGTGCTGCGGCCGCTGCAAGTGCGGCATGCGGTGGTCGGCTTCGATTTTACGTTCGGCTCCAAAGGCTCCGGCACCGCGAGCATGCTGCGCGAGCTGTGCGAGCCGGAAATCGCCGTCGATATTATCGAACCGCTTATGCTCGAGGACGTCAAGGTGAGCAGCACGCTTGTGCGCGAATCGCTGGCGGAGGGCAAACCCGAGGAAGCGCGGGAGCTGCTTGGGCAGCCGTATGCGATATGCGGAACGGTCGTTCGGGGCGAAGGCCGCGGGAGGACGATCGGGTTCCCGACGGCCAACATTGAGCCGGATGACGCCTTTGTCATCCCCCGGCAGGGCGTGTATGCCGTCATCGCCGATTTCGAAGGCAGGTCGGTTCCCGGCGTGCTCAATATCGGCGTCAAACCGACCTTTCACGAGCATCTGCCCAAGCCGGTGCTGGAGGCGCACTTGTTTGATTTCAACGGCGACCTGTACGGGAAAACGATCCGCTTGCGGCTGATTTCGTTCCTGCGGCCGGAGAAGAAGTTCGGGTCGGCGGCCGAACTGGTCGAGCAGATTCATGCGGATGCTC
- a CDS encoding L7Ae/L30e/S12e/Gadd45 family ribosomal protein, protein MTTKKHKALSLLGMAMRAGKVVTGDDTVLKALRQGKARLVLVAGDASDNTKKKYRDKCATYGTRLLEAFDRTALGEAIGKPDRVIVAVADAGFASSIERSFSEFSEVEYIE, encoded by the coding sequence ATGACGACGAAGAAGCATAAGGCACTGTCGCTGCTTGGCATGGCGATGCGGGCGGGCAAGGTCGTCACCGGGGACGACACGGTGCTGAAGGCGCTGCGGCAGGGGAAGGCGAGACTCGTGCTCGTCGCCGGAGACGCCTCGGACAATACGAAGAAGAAATACCGGGACAAATGCGCAACCTACGGCACGCGGCTGTTGGAGGCGTTCGACCGGACCGCGCTTGGCGAAGCGATCGGCAAGCCGGACCGGGTGATCGTCGCCGTCGCCGACGCCGGGTTTGCGTCCAGTATAGAACGAAGCTTTAGCGAATTTTCGGAGGTGGAGTATATTGAGTAA
- the rbfA gene encoding 30S ribosome-binding factor RbfA yields MAKIRVGRVGEQLKKELSHIIQTELKDPRIGFITVTGVEVTSDLSQARVYLSVLGSDDQKEETLKALARGTGFIRTELGKRMRLRHTPELLFKFDSSIEYGSRIESLLGEINRGGGDN; encoded by the coding sequence ATGGCGAAAATTCGCGTCGGCCGCGTCGGCGAACAGCTGAAGAAAGAACTCAGCCATATTATTCAAACCGAGCTTAAAGATCCCCGGATCGGTTTCATTACCGTGACGGGCGTCGAGGTGACGAGCGATCTTTCGCAGGCGCGCGTATACTTGAGCGTGCTCGGCAGCGACGATCAAAAGGAAGAGACGCTTAAAGCGCTGGCGCGCGGAACGGGCTTTATCCGCACCGAGCTCGGCAAACGGATGCGTCTGCGCCATACGCCGGAGCTGCTGTTCAAATTCGACAGCAGCATCGAGTACGGCAGCCGGATCGAATCGCTGCTGGGCGAAATCAACCGCGGCGGCGGTGATAACTGA
- the nusA gene encoding transcription termination factor NusA has protein sequence MSMDFIEALSEIEREKGITKDVLLEAIEAALISSYKRNFNTAQNVRVDINRHNGIIKVYARKTVVEEVLDPRLEISVEAAREINPHYQLDDIAEIEVTPRDFGRIAAQTAKQVVTQRIREAERGLIYNAYIDKEEDIVNGIVQRQDMRNLFIDLGKVEAVLPLTELMPTDKFKHGDRVKSFITKVENTTKGPQIFLSRTHPGLLKRLFELEVPEIYDGVVEIRSVAREAGFRSKIAVHSRSPEVDPVGSCVGQKGMRVQTIVTELKGEKIDIVRWSEMIEEYVANALSPSKVLEVIVFEQEKMARVIVPDYQLSLAIGIKGQNARLAAKLTGWKIDIKSETQAEQEFGRPKTQIGTMHQDSVSID, from the coding sequence ATGAGCATGGATTTTATTGAAGCGCTGTCGGAGATCGAAAGGGAGAAAGGCATCACCAAGGACGTACTGCTGGAAGCGATCGAGGCCGCCCTCATTTCCAGCTACAAACGCAATTTCAACACCGCGCAAAACGTTCGGGTCGATATCAACCGCCACAACGGCATCATTAAAGTATACGCGCGCAAGACGGTCGTCGAAGAGGTGCTCGATCCCCGGCTGGAAATTTCGGTCGAGGCGGCGCGCGAAATCAATCCGCATTACCAGCTCGACGACATTGCCGAAATCGAAGTGACGCCTCGCGACTTCGGCCGAATCGCGGCACAGACGGCGAAGCAGGTCGTCACCCAGCGGATCCGCGAAGCGGAGCGCGGACTGATCTATAACGCGTATATCGATAAAGAAGAGGATATCGTAAACGGCATCGTGCAGCGGCAGGACATGCGCAACCTGTTTATCGACCTTGGCAAGGTCGAGGCGGTACTGCCGCTAACGGAGCTGATGCCGACCGACAAGTTTAAGCACGGCGACCGTGTTAAATCGTTTATTACCAAAGTGGAAAACACGACGAAAGGGCCGCAAATTTTTCTGTCGCGTACGCATCCCGGCCTGCTGAAACGGCTGTTCGAGCTGGAGGTGCCGGAAATTTACGACGGCGTCGTCGAAATTCGTTCGGTCGCCCGCGAAGCCGGCTTTCGTTCCAAAATCGCCGTTCATTCCCGCAGTCCCGAGGTCGATCCGGTCGGTTCATGCGTCGGTCAGAAAGGGATGCGCGTACAGACGATCGTCACCGAGCTGAAGGGCGAGAAAATCGACATCGTCCGCTGGTCGGAAATGATTGAGGAATATGTGGCCAACGCGCTCAGCCCGTCGAAGGTGCTGGAGGTCATCGTGTTCGAGCAGGAGAAAATGGCGCGCGTCATCGTGCCGGACTACCAGCTTTCGCTGGCGATCGGCATCAAGGGGCAAAATGCGCGGCTTGCGGCTAAGCTGACCGGCTGGAAAATTGACATCAAGAGCGAAACGCAGGCGGAGCAGGAATTCGGCCGCCCGAAAACGCAGATTGGCACGATGCATCAGGATTCCGTGTCCATCGATTAG
- the rimP gene encoding ribosome maturation factor RimP has product MSTPKIKTAVEEMVRPFLDENGFELVDVEYVKEGSNWFLRVFVDKEGGIDIDECGRISEYLSDKLDENDPVPDAYFLEVSSPGAERPLKKAEDVRKAVGKHVFLTTYEPIGGAKEFEGRLISFDGETAVVEIGKKKQEIPYAKVASARLAVVF; this is encoded by the coding sequence TTGAGCACACCGAAAATTAAAACCGCCGTCGAAGAGATGGTGCGTCCGTTTCTCGACGAGAACGGGTTTGAGCTTGTCGACGTGGAATACGTCAAAGAAGGCAGCAACTGGTTTTTGCGCGTTTTCGTCGACAAAGAGGGCGGCATCGATATTGACGAATGCGGCCGCATCAGCGAATATTTGAGCGATAAGCTGGATGAGAACGATCCGGTGCCGGACGCTTATTTTCTCGAAGTGTCCTCCCCCGGCGCGGAGCGTCCGCTGAAGAAAGCCGAGGATGTCCGCAAAGCGGTCGGCAAGCACGTGTTTCTGACCACGTACGAGCCGATTGGCGGCGCCAAGGAATTCGAAGGCCGGCTCATTTCGTTCGACGGCGAAACGGCGGTCGTGGAAATCGGCAAGAAAAAACAAGAGATTCCATATGCGAAAGTGGCAAGCGCCCGCTTGGCCGTCGTGTTTTGA
- the infB gene encoding translation initiation factor IF-2, which translates to MSSKEIITILKRIGMPVNNHMSVMENEMVSKVEGFFRDIKQNAAAKRASENATVSASPQAPSRQQQQQQVERRQQQGGGQRPQSGGQQGQGGRPSNPERQGNMNPARTNQQSAPGGQRPQQGGSRNEGGQRGGQQRQGGQGQGGGQRFGQGQGGGQQGQRQGGGGQGGQRFGQGQGSGQQGQRSEQGGNRQGQGQGQGGFRQNAPRPGDQQNRGPQNRSFENRAQPAGDDSHNRSQGGGNRTAKKTKPNGKRFDDAKVSNFRGGKGGRNQRGRGGQQQERREKIDNTPKKIIVRGEMTVGDLAKLLHKDASEVIKKLIFLGVMATINQEVDLDTVQLIASEYGIEVEIKIPVEEDAFETIEEKDEEDELEARPPVVTIMGHVDHGKTTLLDAIRHTSVTSGEAGGITQHIGAYQVENNHKKITFLDTPGHEAFTLMRARGAQVTDITIIVVAADDGVMPQTVEAINHAKAAGVPIIVAVNKIDKPEANPDKIKQELTEYELVPEEWGGDTIFVSVSAKQRTGLEELLEMILLVAEVNDYKANPNKRARGTVIEAELDKGKGPVARILVQHGTLKIGDAFVAGNCFGRVRAMVNDKGRRLKEAGPSTPVEITGLTEVPLAGDPMLVFEDERKARAIAERRAIKHRQSELGANARVTLDDLYKHIQEGEIKDLNVIIKSDVQGSAEALKGSLAKIDIEGVRVKIIHSGVGAITESDINLASASSAIVIGFNVRPEPQALATAEQEQVDVRLHSIIYNVIDEIEHAMKGMLDPVFKEVVIGQAEIRNIFKVSKVGTIAGCMVTSGKITRSAKARLIRGGIVVFEGEIESLKRFKDDVREVAQGYECGITLDRHNDLREGDTIEAYVMESVER; encoded by the coding sequence ATGAGCAGCAAGGAAATCATTACGATTTTGAAGCGGATCGGGATGCCGGTCAACAATCATATGAGTGTCATGGAAAACGAAATGGTGTCCAAGGTGGAAGGCTTCTTCCGCGATATTAAGCAAAACGCCGCAGCCAAGCGGGCCAGCGAGAACGCCACGGTGTCCGCTTCGCCACAGGCGCCGAGCCGCCAGCAGCAGCAACAGCAGGTGGAGCGCAGGCAGCAGCAGGGTGGAGGCCAGCGTCCCCAAAGCGGCGGCCAGCAGGGTCAAGGCGGCAGACCGTCGAATCCGGAGAGGCAGGGAAATATGAACCCAGCAAGAACGAATCAGCAATCGGCGCCGGGCGGGCAGCGCCCGCAGCAGGGCGGCAGCCGCAACGAAGGCGGCCAGCGGGGCGGCCAGCAGCGCCAGGGCGGTCAAGGTCAAGGCGGCGGCCAGCGCTTCGGCCAAGGCCAGGGCGGCGGGCAGCAGGGCCAGCGCCAGGGCGGCGGCGGTCAAGGCGGCCAGCGCTTCGGCCAAGGTCAAGGCAGCGGCCAGCAGGGCCAGCGCTCGGAACAGGGCGGTAACCGCCAAGGTCAAGGCCAGGGACAGGGCGGATTCCGTCAAAATGCCCCGCGTCCAGGCGATCAGCAGAACCGCGGCCCGCAAAACCGTTCTTTCGAGAATCGCGCACAGCCGGCGGGCGACGATTCGCACAACCGCTCGCAGGGCGGAGGAAACCGGACTGCGAAGAAAACGAAGCCGAACGGCAAGCGGTTCGACGACGCCAAGGTCAGCAATTTCCGCGGCGGCAAAGGCGGCAGGAACCAGCGCGGCAGAGGCGGCCAGCAGCAGGAACGCCGCGAGAAAATCGACAATACGCCGAAGAAGATTATCGTCCGCGGCGAAATGACCGTCGGCGATTTGGCGAAGCTGCTTCACAAGGACGCCTCCGAGGTGATCAAGAAGCTGATTTTCCTCGGCGTCATGGCCACGATCAACCAGGAGGTCGATCTGGACACCGTTCAGCTGATCGCGAGCGAATACGGCATCGAAGTGGAAATCAAGATTCCGGTCGAAGAGGATGCTTTTGAAACAATCGAGGAGAAGGACGAGGAAGATGAACTCGAAGCTCGTCCGCCGGTCGTCACGATCATGGGTCACGTCGACCACGGCAAAACGACGCTTCTCGACGCCATTCGCCATACGAGCGTCACGAGCGGCGAAGCGGGCGGCATTACGCAGCATATCGGCGCATACCAGGTCGAGAACAACCATAAAAAAATTACGTTCCTGGATACGCCGGGTCACGAAGCGTTTACGCTCATGCGCGCGCGCGGCGCACAGGTCACCGATATTACGATTATTGTTGTCGCGGCCGACGACGGCGTCATGCCGCAGACGGTCGAGGCGATCAACCACGCAAAAGCGGCCGGCGTGCCGATCATTGTGGCGGTCAACAAGATCGATAAACCGGAAGCCAATCCGGATAAAATCAAGCAGGAGCTGACCGAATACGAGCTCGTTCCGGAGGAGTGGGGCGGCGATACGATTTTCGTGAGCGTCTCCGCGAAGCAGCGGACCGGCCTCGAAGAGCTCCTTGAAATGATTTTGCTCGTCGCCGAAGTCAACGACTACAAAGCGAACCCGAACAAACGGGCGCGCGGCACGGTCATCGAAGCCGAGCTCGACAAAGGCAAAGGCCCGGTCGCTCGGATTCTCGTTCAGCACGGCACGCTCAAGATCGGCGATGCCTTCGTCGCCGGGAACTGCTTCGGACGCGTCCGGGCAATGGTGAACGATAAGGGCCGCCGCCTCAAGGAAGCGGGCCCGAGCACGCCGGTCGAAATTACCGGCCTGACGGAAGTGCCGCTCGCCGGCGACCCGATGCTCGTGTTCGAGGACGAGCGCAAAGCGCGCGCCATCGCCGAGCGCCGCGCCATCAAGCACCGCCAGTCTGAGCTTGGCGCCAATGCGCGGGTTACGCTCGATGACTTGTATAAGCATATCCAAGAGGGCGAAATCAAGGATCTCAACGTTATTATCAAATCCGACGTGCAAGGCTCGGCCGAAGCGCTCAAAGGATCGCTTGCGAAGATCGACATTGAAGGCGTACGGGTGAAAATCATCCACAGCGGCGTGGGCGCCATCACGGAATCGGACATTAACCTCGCATCCGCTTCGAGTGCGATCGTTATCGGCTTCAACGTCCGTCCGGAGCCGCAGGCATTGGCGACGGCTGAGCAGGAGCAGGTGGATGTCCGCCTGCACAGCATCATCTATAATGTCATCGACGAGATCGAGCATGCGATGAAAGGGATGCTGGACCCGGTATTCAAAGAGGTCGTTATCGGTCAGGCAGAGATCCGCAACATTTTCAAAGTAAGCAAAGTAGGCACGATCGCAGGCTGTATGGTAACGTCCGGCAAAATAACCCGTTCCGCGAAAGCGCGCCTTATCCGCGGCGGCATCGTCGTGTTTGAGGGCGAGATTGAATCGCTGAAACGGTTCAAGGACGACGTCAGGGAAGTGGCGCAGGGCTACGAATGCGGCATTACGCTCGACCGGCATAACGACCTGAGAGAAGGCGACACGATCGAGGCATACGTCATGGAGAGCGTTGAGAGGTGA